The Arcobacter sp. LA11 genome includes a region encoding these proteins:
- the cysE gene encoding serine O-acetyltransferase has product MGENKEEKTVEQQIEAIEEANKELGLWNQIKEDFSVPKHNDPALNSNIELIFNYPGVWAIINHRVAHRLYTKGFKLIGRMIMGLTQFLCNMDIHPAATIGRRVFIDHGIGVVIGETTIIEDDVLIYQGVTLGGVSLDKGKRHPTIKANSVIGSGAKVLGNITIGKNGKIGANSVVVCNVPKNSTAVGVPAKIIKRDDKNGKLNHADLPDINKEMFEYLLKRVALLEHHIKQCDGIDLSKEDHDLECIYKKFISAMNSIKK; this is encoded by the coding sequence ATGGGCGAAAATAAAGAAGAAAAAACAGTAGAACAACAAATAGAAGCAATAGAAGAAGCAAATAAAGAACTAGGACTATGGAATCAAATAAAAGAAGATTTTTCTGTTCCAAAGCACAATGACCCTGCATTAAATTCAAATATTGAACTTATATTTAACTATCCTGGTGTTTGGGCAATAATAAATCATAGAGTAGCTCATAGGCTATATACTAAAGGTTTTAAGCTAATTGGTAGAATGATTATGGGATTAACTCAATTTTTATGTAATATGGACATTCACCCAGCTGCTACTATAGGAAGACGAGTATTTATTGATCATGGGATTGGTGTCGTTATTGGAGAAACTACTATTATAGAAGATGACGTACTTATTTATCAAGGAGTAACTCTAGGTGGAGTTAGTTTAGATAAAGGGAAAAGACATCCTACTATAAAAGCAAATTCTGTAATAGGAAGTGGAGCAAAAGTCTTAGGAAATATTACTATTGGAAAAAATGGTAAGATTGGAGCAAACTCTGTTGTAGTTTGTAATGTTCCTAAAAACTCTACAGCAGTAGGAGTTCCAGCAAAAATCATTAAAAGAGATGATAAAAATGGAAAACTAAACCATGCAGATTTACCAGATATTAATAAAGAAATGTTCGAATACTTATTAAAAAGAGTTGCTCTTTTAGAACACCATATTAAACAATGTGATGGTATAGACTTAAGTAAAGAAGACCATGACTTAGAATGTATATACAAAAAATTCATAAGTGCAATGAATTCAATTAAAAAGTAA
- a CDS encoding sulfite exporter TauE/SafE family protein, with the protein MTELILFGMITGFISGFFGVGGGMVLVPMLVMTGYLMKEAIAISIMQMVFSSIYGSFLNSKKAKGVFKEGLIIGMGGFVGGLQNSFVHSIVSNEALQYFFILIIILSIIKIFVSPAEPDCEPKKHSKLTLFIIGFFIGIIAMSIGVGGSIMLIPILVGFMHYNIKTATSLSLFFVIFSSIAGFSSLTINDQMLFNEGFTVGAASLIGVYFGIKTKNATSSGSYKQFILILNFIILATMIYKTFFN; encoded by the coding sequence ATGACTGAACTAATACTATTTGGTATGATAACTGGATTTATATCTGGTTTTTTTGGTGTTGGAGGAGGAATGGTCCTTGTTCCAATGCTAGTAATGACCGGATACTTAATGAAAGAAGCAATTGCAATTTCAATTATGCAAATGGTATTTAGTTCTATTTATGGTTCATTTTTAAACTCTAAAAAAGCAAAAGGTGTTTTTAAAGAAGGTCTTATTATTGGAATGGGAGGTTTTGTAGGAGGTTTACAAAATAGCTTTGTACATTCTATAGTTTCAAATGAGGCTTTACAATACTTTTTTATTTTAATTATCATACTATCAATTATCAAAATCTTTGTATCTCCAGCAGAACCTGATTGTGAGCCAAAAAAACACAGTAAATTAACTCTATTTATTATAGGTTTCTTTATTGGGATTATTGCAATGAGTATTGGAGTTGGTGGCTCAATTATGTTAATACCAATTCTAGTTGGTTTTATGCATTATAATATTAAAACAGCAACTAGTCTTAGTTTATTTTTTGTAATATTTTCATCTATAGCAGGATTTAGCTCTTTAACAATAAATGACCAAATGTTATTTAATGAAGGTTTTACAGTAGGAGCTGCTTCTTTAATAGGTGTTTATTTTGGAATAAAAACTAAGAATGCAACTTCATCAGGTTCATACAAACAATTTATACTAATACTAAATTTTATAATATTAGCAACAATGATTTATAAAACTTTTTTTAATTAA
- the acnA gene encoding aconitate hydratase AcnA, which translates to MDIINSFDIENETFYYHDISSVLNSSKKLKKLPIVLKILLEANLRKSKDLIEFNKIVDIFSNRMNSQINFHPSRIIMQNFKGITSLIDLASIRDKMKEKEDDISKINPQIMVDMVIDNSLRNSNESNLDINKEYEKNYEKYEFVKWAENAFSNFRVIPPGSGICHEVNLEYLSTILHVEKKEDRFFLYPETICITDSNNSMTNSLGVLGLGCDGMQLESTILGFPLSLDFPKVVGVNIHKELKSGITSSDLVLALIKLLKEYEVEGKFIEFYGEGLKHLTLEDRSIICNMASEYKALCSFFAIDDKTISYFNKTRGNEDYSKLIKTYLEKQSFFYSNEELDYDQVIDFDLSVLTPIIIGQKKSTNIIELDSLKELVILNRGKELKDTDIVLASINSCISTSNPYLLIHAALIAKKALEFGLTVNKNIKCTFSPDSIIVKEYLEKIGLLHYLEKIGFNIVSYGCGDSKGSEVIDINLESDIRSNNLNVCAISSIDKDYKYNNNPLIKSNYLMSPSLIVIYSLIGSMKFNLFEDIIGVIDDKDIKMKDLWPTGKEVGDYLEKLDNTLYKDIYKNIFKGNDFWQKLIVNNSDTYNWNSNSTFIQSVNFLEEIKLEKIEIKNAEILAIFGDFITTEHISPLGQISLHSPASKFLETKGLKSFEYDSFENRRGNAEVMVRGIFDNIKVQNQMISKEGGYTIDYESNEIISIYDKSQKFMQEDKIPIIFAGEGFGKGDSRDWAVKGIRLLGVRTIIAKSFSEIYRKSLISMGVLPLEFINDDIQSLKLKGNEKVSILSNEIKADSKISVIIHKIDFDIEIDLKCRLDNDAEVEYYKNGGILSYFFKNI; encoded by the coding sequence TTGGATATTATCAACAGTTTTGATATAGAAAATGAAACATTTTATTATCATGATATAAGTAGTGTTTTAAATAGTAGTAAAAAATTAAAAAAACTTCCAATTGTTTTAAAAATATTATTAGAAGCAAATCTTCGTAAATCAAAAGATTTAATAGAATTTAATAAAATAGTAGATATTTTTTCTAATCGAATGAATTCTCAAATCAATTTTCATCCTTCTCGTATAATTATGCAAAACTTTAAAGGTATTACTTCTCTTATTGATTTAGCTTCAATTAGAGATAAAATGAAAGAAAAAGAAGATGATATATCTAAAATAAATCCTCAGATTATGGTTGATATGGTAATTGATAATTCTCTGAGAAATAGTAATGAAAGTAATCTAGATATAAATAAAGAGTATGAGAAAAATTATGAAAAATATGAGTTTGTAAAATGGGCAGAAAATGCATTTTCAAATTTTAGAGTAATACCTCCTGGTTCTGGCATATGTCATGAAGTAAACCTAGAGTATTTATCTACTATATTACATGTAGAAAAAAAAGAAGATAGGTTTTTTTTATATCCAGAGACTATATGTATAACTGATTCAAATAATAGTATGACAAACTCCCTTGGGGTATTAGGTTTAGGTTGTGATGGTATGCAACTTGAATCTACTATTTTAGGTTTTCCACTCTCTTTAGATTTTCCTAAAGTAGTTGGTGTAAATATTCATAAAGAACTTAAATCAGGGATTACTTCTTCTGATTTAGTATTAGCTTTGATTAAACTATTAAAAGAATATGAAGTAGAAGGTAAGTTTATTGAGTTTTATGGTGAGGGATTAAAACATCTTACTCTTGAAGATAGATCTATTATTTGTAATATGGCGTCAGAGTATAAAGCTTTATGTTCTTTTTTCGCAATTGATGATAAGACAATTTCATATTTTAATAAAACGCGAGGCAATGAAGATTATTCGAAATTAATAAAAACTTATTTAGAAAAGCAAAGTTTTTTTTATTCTAATGAAGAATTAGATTATGACCAAGTAATTGATTTTGATTTATCAGTATTGACTCCAATAATAATAGGACAAAAAAAATCAACTAATATAATTGAATTGGATAGTTTAAAAGAGTTAGTTATTTTAAACAGAGGAAAAGAATTAAAAGATACAGATATAGTTCTAGCTTCTATTAATTCATGTATATCTACTTCAAATCCATATTTACTTATACATGCTGCATTAATAGCAAAAAAGGCTTTAGAGTTTGGTCTTACTGTAAATAAAAATATAAAATGTACTTTTTCACCTGATTCTATCATAGTAAAAGAGTATTTAGAAAAAATTGGTTTATTGCATTATTTAGAAAAAATAGGTTTTAATATTGTTTCTTATGGATGTGGAGATTCAAAAGGTTCTGAAGTAATAGATATAAATTTAGAATCTGATATTAGAAGTAATAATCTTAATGTCTGTGCTATTAGTTCTATAGATAAAGATTATAAATACAATAATAATCCTTTAATAAAATCAAATTACTTAATGTCTCCATCTTTAATAGTAATTTATTCTTTAATAGGAAGTATGAAATTTAATCTCTTTGAGGATATTATTGGTGTAATTGATGATAAAGATATTAAGATGAAAGATTTATGGCCTACAGGTAAGGAAGTAGGGGATTATCTAGAAAAACTTGATAATACTTTATATAAAGATATATACAAAAATATTTTTAAAGGCAATGATTTTTGGCAAAAATTAATTGTAAACAATAGTGATACATATAATTGGAATAGTAATTCAACTTTTATTCAATCAGTTAATTTTTTAGAAGAGATAAAATTAGAAAAAATTGAAATAAAAAATGCAGAAATCTTAGCTATATTTGGTGATTTTATTACTACTGAACATATTTCTCCACTTGGACAAATATCTTTACATTCTCCTGCTTCAAAGTTTTTAGAAACAAAAGGTTTAAAATCCTTTGAGTATGATTCTTTTGAAAATAGAAGAGGAAATGCTGAGGTTATGGTTCGAGGTATTTTTGATAATATCAAAGTTCAAAATCAAATGATATCAAAAGAGGGTGGATATACTATAGATTATGAATCAAATGAGATAATATCTATTTATGATAAATCACAAAAGTTTATGCAAGAAGATAAGATACCTATTATATTTGCAGGTGAAGGTTTTGGTAAAGGAGATTCAAGAGACTGGGCAGTAAAAGGAATTAGACTTCTTGGAGTAAGAACTATTATTGCGAAATCTTTTTCAGAAATTTATAGAAAAAGTTTGATTAGTATGGGAGTTTTACCTTTGGAATTTATTAACGATGATATTCAAAGTTTAAAATTAAAAGGGAATGAAAAAGTATCTATATTAAGTAATGAAATTAAAGCAGATTCGAAAATAAGTGTAATTATTCATAAAATAGATTTTGATATTGAAATTGACTTAAAATGTAGATTAGATAATGATGCTGAGGTAGAATATTATAAAAATGGTGGAATTTTATCTTATTTTTTTAAGAATATTTAA
- a CDS encoding ankyrin repeat domain-containing protein, which produces MIAITADEEERYAELQNMALDFARKGNLDELSRMIYSGLNINLSDHKGNSLLMLASYNNQIELVEFLIKNGAEVDKRNDRGQTPLAGVCFKGYFEMVKLLVEKGKANIYANNGMGTTPVTFSALFGHKEITEYLTKDKKSTIYSILTNTISYIRRVF; this is translated from the coding sequence ATGATAGCAATTACAGCAGATGAAGAAGAAAGATATGCCGAACTTCAAAATATGGCACTAGATTTTGCAAGAAAAGGTAACTTAGATGAATTATCAAGAATGATTTATTCAGGGCTAAATATAAACTTATCAGACCATAAAGGAAATAGCTTATTGATGTTAGCTTCTTATAATAATCAAATAGAGCTTGTAGAGTTTTTGATTAAAAATGGTGCAGAAGTTGATAAAAGAAATGATAGAGGGCAAACACCATTAGCAGGTGTTTGCTTTAAAGGTTATTTTGAAATGGTTAAATTATTAGTAGAAAAAGGAAAAGCAAATATATATGCAAATAATGGAATGGGTACAACACCTGTAACTTTTTCTGCACTTTTTGGACATAAAGAGATTACAGAATATTTAACTAAAGATAAAAAAAGCACAATTTATTCAATCCTTACAAATACTATATCTTACATAAGAAGAGTTTTTTAA
- a CDS encoding catalase, with translation MKKTMTTTAGNPIADNQNSITAGEYGPVLMQDYQLIEKLAHQNRERIPERVVHAKGSGAFGELEITNDISKYTKAKVFEKGEKTRMLLRFSTVAGEAGAADAERDVRGFALKFYTKEGNWDLVGNNTPVFFIRDPQKFPDFIHTQKRHPQSNLRSNTAAWDFWSLSPESLHQVTILMSDRGIPKSYRHVNGYGSHTYSLINENNERFWVKFHFKTKQGIETITNEEAAKIVASDRESNQRDLFENIEKGNFPQWDFKIQIMTEEQARDFEFNPFDLTKVWPHADYPLIDVGVLTLNENPKNYFNEIEQASFSPSNVVPGISFSPDKMLQARIFSYPDAHRYRVGTHYEMLPVNRPIVDVNTYHTAGSMNFEEKEVTDAYYEPNSFNGAVENRDLLEPDLVINGDANRYDHNKNNDNYVQARNLFNLMSDYQKEQLFNNIAESMDGVPLEIIERQLSHFKKVSSEYEAGVRTALKI, from the coding sequence ATGAAAAAAACAATGACAACAACAGCAGGGAATCCAATTGCAGATAATCAAAATTCAATTACAGCAGGTGAATACGGTCCTGTATTGATGCAAGATTATCAATTAATAGAGAAGCTTGCACATCAAAATAGAGAAAGAATACCTGAACGTGTAGTTCATGCAAAAGGGAGTGGAGCTTTTGGAGAACTTGAAATTACAAATGATATTTCAAAGTATACAAAAGCGAAAGTATTTGAAAAAGGTGAGAAAACTAGAATGCTTTTAAGATTTTCAACAGTTGCTGGTGAAGCTGGTGCTGCTGATGCAGAACGAGATGTTAGAGGTTTTGCTTTGAAATTTTATACAAAAGAGGGAAATTGGGATTTAGTAGGTAATAATACGCCAGTATTTTTTATAAGAGACCCTCAGAAATTTCCTGATTTTATTCATACACAAAAAAGACATCCACAAAGTAATTTACGCTCAAACACTGCTGCATGGGATTTTTGGTCATTAAGTCCAGAATCTTTACATCAAGTTACTATTTTGATGTCAGATAGAGGTATTCCAAAGAGTTATAGACATGTAAATGGTTATGGTTCTCATACTTATAGTTTAATAAATGAAAACAATGAAAGATTTTGGGTTAAATTCCATTTTAAAACAAAACAAGGAATAGAAACTATTACAAATGAAGAAGCTGCAAAAATTGTAGCTAGTGATAGAGAAAGTAATCAAAGAGATTTATTTGAAAATATTGAAAAAGGAAATTTCCCACAATGGGATTTTAAAATTCAGATTATGACAGAAGAGCAAGCTAGAGATTTTGAGTTTAATCCTTTTGATTTAACAAAAGTATGGCCTCATGCTGATTATCCGCTAATTGATGTTGGTGTATTAACTTTAAATGAAAATCCAAAGAATTATTTTAATGAAATAGAACAAGCTTCATTCTCTCCTTCAAATGTCGTTCCAGGTATTAGTTTCTCTCCTGATAAAATGCTTCAAGCTAGAATTTTTTCATATCCTGATGCACATAGATATAGAGTAGGGACTCATTATGAAATGTTACCAGTAAATAGACCAATTGTAGATGTAAATACATATCATACTGCAGGTTCTATGAATTTTGAAGAGAAAGAAGTTACGGATGCATATTATGAACCAAATAGTTTTAATGGAGCAGTAGAAAATAGAGATTTATTAGAACCAGACTTAGTTATAAATGGTGATGCTAATAGATATGATCATAATAAGAACAATGATAATTATGTACAGGCAAGAAATTTATTTAATTTAATGTCAGATTATCAAAAAGAACAATTGTTTAATAATATTGCAGAATCTATGGATGGTGTTCCTTTAGAGATAATAGAAAGGCAATTAAGTCATTTCAAAAAGGTTTCAAGTGAATATGAAGCAGGGGTAAGAACTGCATTAAAAATATAA
- the uvrA gene encoding excinuclease ABC subunit UvrA produces the protein MQDKIKIFNAKENNLKNINLEIPKNKLIVFTGLSGSGKSTLAFDTLYAEGQRRYIESLSAYARQFLDKVGKPDVERIEGLTPAIAIDQKTTSKNPRSTVGTITEVYDYFRLLYARIGKQHCHKCGEPISQMSASDVIDQVLKLPENSKIVILAPLINRKKGTFADLLESLRGKGYVRAMIDGVMVRLDEDIELAKTQMHTIKVVIDRVVIKNDNKDRIAQDVEKGLKESFGELEIEILNHEEVGTEKHIHYSEHMACFDCKISFEPLEPLSFSFNSPKGACSSCDGLGIRYALDMKKVINDELPLEEGAIKVIYGFNKGYYFKMLMAYCEAASIDIKIPFKELPQHQQKGILHGGVEEAKFTWKRHKLTRKWEGIVKIAYDMIKDEKEMAEYMTEKVCSDCGGNRLKPSSQSVFVAQKTISEIINKPIEEAHAFFQDEKNFKYLSEQNRMISAPILKEIRERIFFLNDVGLGYITLGRDARSISGGEAQRIRVASQIGSGLTGVMYVLDEPSIGLHERDTSKLIKTLRALQEKGNSVIVVEHDKETIEAADYIVDIGPNAGKYGGEIVFAGTLAKMHKAKTLTAQYLNGDKKIDYAHNRPQEDFIEIKNVTINNIENLDVKIPLKNLCSITGVSGSGKSSLILQTLLPVAKELLNHARKVKKVDGVEIEGLEKLDKVIYLDQSPIGRTPRSNPATYTGLMDELRLLFSKTKEASLRGYKIGRFSFNVKGGRCEKCQGEGEIKIEMHFLPDIMVKCDDCQGQRYNAQTLEILYKGKNISDVLNMSVDEALEFFKKVPKLYAKLQTLSDVGLGYITLGQNAVTLSGGEAQRIKLSKELSKKDTGNTLYILDEPTTGLHFADVDRLTKVLHHLVDVGNSVLVIEHNLDIVKNSDWVIDMGPEGGSKGGQIVAVGTPETLAKNHKKTGSYTGYYLDKEIN, from the coding sequence ATGCAAGATAAAATCAAGATATTTAACGCTAAAGAAAACAACTTAAAAAATATAAATTTAGAAATTCCAAAAAATAAACTTATTGTATTTACAGGATTATCAGGCTCAGGGAAATCTACACTAGCATTTGACACCTTGTATGCAGAAGGTCAAAGAAGATATATAGAATCACTTTCAGCGTATGCAAGGCAATTCTTAGACAAAGTTGGGAAACCAGATGTTGAAAGAATTGAAGGATTAACTCCTGCAATTGCAATTGATCAGAAAACAACTTCAAAAAATCCACGTTCTACTGTGGGTACCATTACAGAAGTTTATGATTACTTTAGACTTTTATATGCAAGAATTGGAAAACAACATTGTCATAAATGTGGAGAACCAATTTCTCAAATGAGCGCTTCTGACGTTATTGATCAAGTATTAAAGCTTCCCGAAAATTCTAAGATTGTGATATTAGCTCCTTTAATCAATAGAAAAAAAGGTACCTTTGCAGATTTACTTGAAAGTCTAAGAGGAAAAGGTTATGTAAGAGCTATGATAGACGGTGTGATGGTAAGACTTGATGAAGATATTGAGCTTGCAAAAACACAAATGCATACAATCAAAGTGGTTATCGATAGAGTGGTTATTAAAAATGACAACAAAGATAGAATAGCTCAAGACGTTGAGAAAGGACTTAAAGAAAGTTTTGGAGAGCTTGAAATTGAGATTTTAAACCATGAAGAAGTGGGTACTGAAAAACATATTCATTATTCAGAGCATATGGCTTGTTTTGATTGTAAGATTTCATTTGAACCTTTAGAACCCCTTTCTTTCTCATTTAACTCACCAAAAGGTGCTTGTTCATCTTGTGATGGATTAGGTATAAGATATGCCTTAGACATGAAGAAAGTTATCAATGATGAGTTACCACTTGAAGAAGGTGCCATAAAAGTAATATATGGATTTAATAAAGGATATTACTTCAAGATGCTTATGGCTTACTGTGAGGCTGCTAGCATAGATATTAAAATACCATTTAAAGAGTTACCACAACATCAACAAAAAGGTATTTTGCATGGTGGTGTGGAAGAAGCAAAATTCACTTGGAAAAGACATAAGCTTACAAGAAAATGGGAAGGTATTGTAAAAATAGCCTATGATATGATAAAAGATGAAAAAGAGATGGCTGAATATATGACAGAAAAAGTATGTTCAGATTGTGGAGGAAATAGATTAAAACCCTCTTCTCAATCTGTTTTTGTAGCACAAAAAACTATATCTGAAATTATAAATAAACCTATTGAAGAAGCACATGCCTTCTTTCAAGATGAAAAAAACTTTAAATATTTAAGTGAGCAAAATAGAATGATTTCGGCTCCTATTTTAAAAGAGATACGTGAACGAATCTTCTTTTTAAATGACGTAGGACTTGGATACATTACACTTGGACGAGATGCTAGAAGTATTTCAGGAGGAGAAGCACAAAGAATTAGAGTAGCTTCACAAATTGGTTCAGGACTTACAGGAGTTATGTATGTTCTTGATGAACCATCTATTGGATTACATGAAAGAGATACTAGTAAGCTTATTAAAACACTAAGAGCCTTACAAGAAAAAGGAAACTCTGTAATAGTTGTAGAACATGACAAAGAGACTATAGAAGCAGCTGATTATATAGTTGATATAGGACCAAATGCAGGAAAATATGGTGGAGAAATTGTATTTGCAGGAACCTTAGCAAAAATGCATAAAGCAAAAACATTAACGGCACAATATTTAAATGGTGATAAAAAAATCGATTATGCACATAATCGTCCACAAGAAGATTTTATAGAAATAAAAAATGTTACGATAAACAATATTGAAAACTTAGATGTAAAAATTCCTTTGAAAAACTTATGTTCTATTACTGGTGTTTCAGGAAGTGGTAAATCTTCACTAATTTTACAAACCCTACTTCCAGTCGCCAAAGAGCTTCTTAATCACGCAAGAAAAGTAAAAAAAGTAGATGGCGTTGAAATTGAAGGATTAGAAAAACTTGATAAAGTAATTTATCTTGACCAATCACCTATTGGGAGAACACCACGATCGAACCCCGCAACATATACAGGATTAATGGATGAATTAAGACTACTTTTTTCTAAAACTAAGGAAGCAAGTTTAAGAGGATATAAAATTGGTCGTTTCTCATTTAACGTAAAAGGTGGAAGATGTGAAAAATGTCAAGGAGAAGGTGAAATCAAAATTGAAATGCACTTCTTACCAGACATTATGGTTAAATGTGATGATTGTCAAGGACAAAGATATAATGCACAAACTCTAGAAATACTTTACAAAGGTAAAAATATTTCTGATGTATTAAATATGAGTGTAGACGAAGCTTTAGAGTTCTTCAAAAAAGTACCAAAACTGTATGCAAAACTTCAAACACTTTCAGATGTTGGACTCGGATATATTACACTTGGTCAAAATGCAGTCACACTTTCAGGAGGAGAAGCACAAAGAATAAAACTATCAAAAGAGCTTAGTAAAAAAGATACAGGAAACACACTTTATATCTTAGATGAACCTACAACAGGACTTCACTTTGCAGATGTTGATAGATTAACAAAAGTACTTCATCATTTAGTTGATGTTGGTAATTCTGTTCTTGTAATTGAACATAACCTTGATATAGTTAAAAACTCTGATTGGGTAATAGATATGGGACCAGAAGGTGGAAGTAAAGGTGGACAAATAGTAGCAGTTGGTACACCTGAAACACTTGCAAAAAATCATAAAAAAACAGGTTCATATACTGGTTATTATTTAGATAAAGAAATAAATTAA
- a CDS encoding DUF309 domain-containing protein, whose protein sequence is MYDKTIFTQSSAIKRFIYALENRLFVEAHELLEDDWKNYKKNGEKEKAKALQGLINGATALALYYIKNRPEGYKKVWPVFEKYKHLLNLIEIEEKEKFYEAKDLLIKINNNIKL, encoded by the coding sequence ATGTATGATAAAACAATTTTTACACAATCATCAGCTATAAAAAGGTTTATTTACGCTTTAGAAAACAGACTTTTTGTAGAAGCTCATGAACTTTTAGAAGATGATTGGAAAAATTATAAAAAAAATGGTGAAAAAGAGAAAGCAAAAGCACTTCAAGGTTTGATAAATGGTGCAACTGCTTTAGCTTTATATTATATAAAAAATAGACCCGAAGGATATAAAAAAGTTTGGCCTGTTTTTGAAAAATATAAACATCTTTTGAATCTAATTGAAATTGAAGAAAAAGAAAAATTCTATGAAGCAAAAGATTTATTGATAAAGATAAATAATAATATAAAGTTATAA
- a CDS encoding diguanylate cyclase: MHKRILFILFVLFSNILYADKNLIQDDYIKLTPEEAIFLKNTKINVITSNTWAPINMYNDNEELSGIAIDFWKLIKSRAEINSSISISKDWNDVLTKIKNKEADITLGTSFDKEKLSYAKFSTPYISFPIAFATLFDKRFIPDASFLQGLKVAVGENYSSHIVLKNEYPSINFITVKNTEEALKRLSAGEVDAVIDILPVVAHLISKNGYSNLKISGTSRNNIEISFMVRKDYPELVQVINRHISLLTPDDKNKIIREWLTVKFDKRIIDKHMMINIIIIIIALLVLYIIRQRSANKYNEQLEFLSNTDALTGLKNRRKIDKILNKIKNKKFSLILMDIDHFKLINDDFGHLLGDEVLKNVAHILKYNVNQNDIIGRWGGEEFLIICKNTSISEAEKLSYRIKDLIENYDFKVRKITASFGVSEAHNNLELKDILANADKALYKAKENGRNQVILSTKN; this comes from the coding sequence TTGCATAAAAGAATTCTTTTTATACTTTTCGTTTTATTTTCAAATATTCTTTATGCCGATAAAAATCTAATTCAAGATGATTATATAAAACTAACTCCTGAAGAAGCTATATTTCTTAAAAATACAAAAATCAACGTAATCACTTCAAATACTTGGGCTCCAATTAATATGTATAATGATAATGAAGAACTTTCAGGAATAGCAATAGACTTCTGGAAACTGATTAAATCAAGAGCTGAAATTAATTCTAGTATCTCTATTTCTAAAGATTGGAATGATGTACTTACAAAAATAAAAAATAAAGAAGCTGATATTACTTTAGGTACTTCATTTGATAAAGAAAAATTATCTTATGCAAAATTCTCAACACCTTACATCTCTTTTCCAATAGCTTTTGCAACTTTATTTGACAAGCGTTTTATTCCTGATGCTTCTTTTTTACAAGGATTAAAAGTAGCAGTTGGAGAAAACTACAGTTCACACATAGTATTAAAAAATGAATACCCTAGTATTAATTTTATAACTGTTAAAAATACAGAAGAAGCTTTAAAACGACTTAGTGCAGGTGAAGTTGATGCTGTTATAGATATTTTACCAGTTGTTGCACATTTGATTTCTAAAAATGGTTATTCCAATTTAAAAATTTCAGGAACAAGTAGAAATAATATTGAAATTTCTTTTATGGTTAGAAAAGATTATCCTGAATTAGTGCAAGTTATAAATCGTCATATATCTTTGCTGACACCAGATGATAAAAATAAAATCATAAGAGAATGGCTAACAGTCAAATTTGATAAAAGAATTATAGATAAACATATGATGATAAATATCATAATAATTATTATTGCACTACTTGTGTTATATATTATAAGACAAAGAAGTGCAAATAAATATAATGAACAACTTGAATTTTTATCAAATACTGATGCCTTAACTGGCTTAAAAAATAGAAGAAAAATAGATAAAATATTAAATAAAATAAAAAATAAAAAGTTTTCATTGATTCTTATGGATATTGATCACTTTAAATTAATAAATGACGATTTTGGACATCTTTTAGGAGATGAAGTTTTAAAAAATGTTGCTCATATTCTAAAATATAATGTAAATCAAAATGATATAATCGGTAGATGGGGAGGAGAAGAATTTTTAATTATATGTAAAAACACTTCAATCTCTGAAGCTGAAAAATTATCATATAGAATTAAAGATTTAATTGAAAACTATGATTTTAAAGTTCGTAAAATCACTGCTTCATTTGGAGTTAGTGAAGCACACAATAATTTAGAATTAAAAGATATTCTTGCTAATGCAGATAAAGCTTTATATAAAGCAAAAGAAAATGGTAGAAATCAAGTTATATTATCAACGAAAAACTAA